The region tcttttccttttatttgtttaAGCAATTGGTTATTTTCCCCttgtttttttgtttgtaatAGCATTGGTTGTacatatttatttcttttttaggAGCCAATTAAAGTTGACTCAACTGTATGCTCAAGTCCTCAAACTCCCACATTTCATGTCTCTAATGTAATATGGAGAGTTATTAATGAATCGGTTGAGAGGCCACTTAAAGAGAGTAGTTCTTTGGATGGTAAAAGTAAGTGGTCGATTGTGTTGTATGATGATGCACAAGCTGTTGATAATGGACTGCTTTTGGGAAAGAAAAGGCAAGTGAAGCCGAGCGCTGTAGTAAAGTCTCATTTCTTAACAAATTTTGGATCTTCTGAAGTCggagtgaaaaaaaaaaaggacaatATTGGATAATGTTTGTCCATTTTCCAATGAACTCGGTGATAATCACACTAAAGAACAACTGTTTGAGTTTGATTCCTGGATTAAACGTGATTTGAAGAAAAGGAACAAGTATGTATAACCATTAATTGTTTTAAGTTTTTTCTATGCGTAATATGTCTGTTTactttgttaacttttttattttgatttttaatttattgTTCAGGTTCAAGAAATATGATGATAATTCTGTGGACCCACCAATTTACTTCACTTTTGTCCTTATTTCTGAGAAGACTTGGTTTCATAACCTTTATTTCTCAGGGCAATTCGTTGATTCATCAGTGAGattcttccttttattttatctATTTGTTCATGTTGgacttatttttttgttttaaaaggtAATAAGTCTAGTGATCTATTTATGCTATATATTATGATGTTATTGGATAACCAGTTCCCTTACTGTTTGCTTTGTTGTAATTcattgggtaactggttacccaagcTTTGTAACTGTTTTGTGTTGatgatggtaaccagttacccttgtGTAATAAAGTTTTCTTGATTGTTATAGTAGATTGGTTGCTATATATATCATCTTATaagcatgtatttttttattatgcaATATATTGATGTGATGATGTATTACTTGAGGAGAAAGGTTATATTGTCTAAAGATTTGAAGAGGAGAGTATCTACGACTGACACTTGTTTTGGGCAAAACATAGTGTTTATGTATGAAGATTTTAAGAAAAAAGGTAGTGGTGAATTTAAAGTAAATGAGAGATGTgttgctttgaagataatgaagGGAGAATCCATGTTTTGTGCAACTCATTGGAATTTGCTTGATGATGTTGTCATGCCTATTAATGTGAAGGCTTTTATGCACTGGATTGTGTTGCACTTTAATATACAGCAGAGATCACTTACGGTGTATGATTCAATGTCTGGTGCAAAGCATGAAAATCAAACTTTACCTGTCATTGAGTCATTTGTTGTTTTGATTCCTCTTTTATTGGAGAAGATTGGTTTCTATGATCATCAAGATATTAATATTGATGTTAGTCCGTATGATGTGGCAGAGAATGAGGCTTTGAAGTTGAGCATTGCTACAGGCATTCCTCAAAAAATTGATTGGTTAGTTTGTTtatttgattttagttttttttttctttgtgttctttttgtttatatgttcttAGTTGCTTTTTTTTTTACCTGTTTCCATTATGCAGCGATTGTGGGATGTTTTCTATTTATTTTGCCAAGCAAATAATACTTGGGAAGGAGAATGAGATGCCTAAACATATTGATGTTCGTCTCCTTCGCGAAGACATTGCTATCAGCTTGTACTATCATGGAAAGAACAAAGAACTTGAGGGATACTTAACTAGCGATGAGTTCAATGAAAAGCTTTTGGAGAGGAGACAGAAGAGAATGAAAATTGTTGCATAGGCTTTTAGTGATATTATGTTTCTTTTGCTTTTTTATTTTGCTACAAGAGTAATTAAATGATGGATCAATTTCTAGTTTTacaattagttattttaaacttATGCTTATGTAACACATTGGGATTCATAaggtcattttatatatatatatatatatatcagtataGCCTTTTGTTAATTcatttgttgttttattttcatttttttgttcattgtttctttaattcaattattaatatatatatatatagtatataacACTTTAAAGCATGTAGTTTGtattcctttttttttaattttttttttctttgtttaatgGAATTATTTGAGGGTAACCAGTTCACAGATTGGATGTTTAGCTAATTTTTCAGGTGTAAGTGGTGGAAATAATTATTTAGAGGGTAACCAGGTACCCAGGTTGTTTCTTTGCTAACATACCGAAGATAACTGGTtacttaagtatttttttttgtttttttccccATTGGTTTGTTATTTTTAATTTCAATTATTAATGTATATTTTAGATAACACTTTAAAGCAAGTAGctagttttatttttgttttcgtATTTTTTGTACAATGTTTTATGGAATAATTTAAGGGAAACTAGTTTCCAGTTGGGTTGTTTAACTAATTTTATTGGTGTTATTCAAGCACGAATGATTTCGAGGGTAACCAAGTACTCAGGCTGTCTCTTTCCTAATATACcaagggtaactggttacttaagtGTTTTTTTAGATTTTTCCACTAAGTTTGTCTTATTATAGTTATGCAACCAGTTTAttaagttaatattaaagtaactttaATATTGTATATAGAGGAGTTTGTGATAGAAGAaagtaaggttttttttttttttttggcttttagATTGTTATAGTGGGTAATTTATCTTGTATTGTAATttcagggtaaccagttacctatatcgttgttttgttgttaatttttggtaactggttacattcatgtTTGTTTCCTTATGGTGTATTTATATTGATTGTAGCATTGATAAATAAGAAGCAAACAAATCCAAAAATTAGTTTGAAAGGATTTTATAAGTTTGCATAATCAATCAatgtgtttaaattttaaacaatctTATTAAAATACTGAATGATACTTGATGAGTATAAAAGTCACTCTTTCAATGAATGAAGCTATGAAAGGTTTGTTTTGCTGTAAAATATGATTCTATGTCTTTTGCTTTTTCTGTTTGTTTGGCTTCTCAATTGGAGGATTCCTGCAAGTCTTCATGTTATGTCCTAGTTGCCCACATTTCTCACAGGTGATTATTACTTTAGGTTCCCTTCTtgatcttattcttttctttcttggtCTTCCTGCAGGGATTGTTGCCTTTGGAGGCAGCACCATTATGTCCAAGTGTTGTGGGAGATTCCATTCATCTTTATGGGGCAAAGGATGAACATTTTCTTGATATAATGCTTTCAGTGTTTCTGTTCTATAGAACTTTGCACAATAATCATACACACTCAAGTTTCTCTTTACAATGGCAGCTACTGCATGGCCACAAGGCATTTCATCTTCTTGGAACCTATTGCAAGTACATGTTCTATTATGTATATTTACTGTGAAATTTACCCCCTTTTGATCACGAATTTGGTATTCTATTGTGTTGAAAGGCAAGACCTAAAAATAGGTTTGTCCTGAAATAGAACCAGATAATAAACATTTTAACTAGAGTTAAGATTGAAAGTAACTAGTTATGCttctatgtaaaaaaaaaaattctattgttatggaaggtaactggttaccatctATTGATAGAATAAAAAATAGTAAGAATAAGTTTAGTTGCAGACCTCATACTTCATTTTTGAAACAATGTCATGTCTCAACTCATTCTTTGTTGATGTAGAGACTTTTGTGAATGTTCCGTTTGCATTTTTTGACTTGTTCCAAATCCACTTTTGAACCAAACTTCTAAGGCATTCAACCCAGATATCACTGGGGAGATTTCTTGCAACGTTGAGTGATTCTACGATGTTGGATGTCATCATGGTGTATCTTTTTGTTGGTGAGTATGATCTTGCCCAAGTTTCATACTTGTCTTTTTCTAAATAGGGTCTAATGCGTCTGTCAAGTCTATCAAGGGCTCTCATGTAGTGTTCACATtctgtttttgtgtatgtttttGCTGCTGCAATGAATTTCATTTGTAGCTCTTCTCCATGGCTTCCATGCTTGCTTTTCAAATTATTGAGCAAGTGAAACATGCAAGCTCCATGGAAAGCATTTTGGTACACCATATGTACTACATTGTCTATGCTCTTGTGTCTGTCATAAACTATAGCCAATCCTGTGgagtataaatatttttaaataaaaaacaaaaatcaggtatttttcaattttttttttttttaattttggtgaaGGCAACTAGTTACTTTATTcaaatactaaaagaaatatcaTGTATTTGTGTATTTGGTTTTGGTAACCAGTTCCTTTGTGTttgtaaataataatatatcattaGAAGCTATCATACCTTCGGGTTCTCCATAGGTGTCTCTCAGTTTGGAGAAGAACCAAAGTCATGAGTTATCATTTTCAGAGTCTGCTATTCCAAAAGCCAACACGAAAATGTTGTTGTTTAAATCTAACGTTGATTGCTGAAAATAGGGTACcaactgttaggaaaatatgttttattgctcaatggaaatatggaaaaccaaaatacaactctatgcaaaaaatacaatggacaagatgattgattaaaagaatattacaactcaatttctcaaagtacaagtaaatagaaagatgtagaagaagaagattacaaactcaatactataataatacaagtaaaaaggaagaacaagaggaacaaaagaatgaaaacacaaacaaactctcacactaccaaagtgtagagtagtggggatcaccaacttgaacaagatttaaaacctttgtccaaaagcttatttccccctaactcaagcaataagggatctctcacaaatttttggaaatgctttttggaataatcaagcatcaaggtgtattttccagccaagtgcttggtggatgaaaaaatggtgtgttttacaagtgagcattaggctcctatttatagagtttgagatacccttttgaatttcaaattccaccaacccccatggttgttagcaatgtttaattggatgtttatagaattaaaatggagatttaggatgttagaaccgttcaatttggaaaaaactgaaaattcacataggttgTTAGCCTTACTGGCCGCGGCCTCTGTCCCctgtcccccaggccgtggcCAGGGAAAGATAGTGGCCGCAACCACAGCCTTTTTTCagccaaaaatgtgatttttccaaaacgtcccaaatcttttcccacatgattttgtaacctccaaacacctattgggggttaaaaacatgtctcaaacagtcatatatcatcatgactttgtgaaattcaatctcacatgtgtaacatataatatacacattattgggtaatatttgggtgttacaaatttgtaactccaaaatatgtcacatttgggcacacacatgtgtccaattttgtgactctcaataatatgttacaaggtgtgacaaatcacatttgtgtgacagatcacattttgtcacattatttaatctaatattatattatatgaaataatataacattccctccctagattaaataatcactttttgtaacacttatttaatcaatcaaacattatattaaaatataatattcctccACTTGATTAAAAAATCACTCTCTATAaaaacatttgcattggtgcataaagtaaaatgtctttcgacttgaattttaccttagtgtaattatcacaaagtttgttgaaattttggttgccgaaacattgaaccactatcccttgataacaaaccggtgacaacacacacacatttgttgtattcacttgagacctcaatgtctcacttttgcaccattaatggccatgtgcacattccattcatagacttttcttgagaatgactcccaattctcatgaggggcggcaccacccctaggtctatataggtagaactcttacagtattttgttaccctaaaatacttgtcatttcaagactgagttctattaaaaaacctttcagttttaaccctcattttggtaacacactagtactaaTATCTcaaatgggacaaaatttgagtactactatctattcacttgattgacttgttattacc is a window of Humulus lupulus chromosome 4, drHumLupu1.1, whole genome shotgun sequence DNA encoding:
- the LOC133828794 gene encoding uncharacterized protein LOC133828794, whose protein sequence is MYFFIMQYIDVMMYYLRRKVILSKDLKRRVSTTDTCFGQNIVFMYEDFKKKGSGEFKVNERCVALKIMKGESMFCATHWNLLDDVVMPINVKAFMHWIVLHFNIQQRSLTVYDSMSGAKHENQTLPVIESFVVLIPLLLEKIGFYDHQDINIDVSPYDVAENEALKLSIATGIPQKIDCDCGMFSIYFAKQIILGKENEMPKHIDVRLLREDIAISLYYHGKNKELEGYLTSDEFNEKLLERRQKRMKIVA